The DNA sequence CAATGAATTAGCCGATGGGAATAACGTTACAATTCCTAATTCATACGTTGTTGAAGCCGTACGTGGAATAGCAATCACTGGACCAAGTGCTAAAATTAAGATGGCCGTTGACACCATCGCAAATCGTGGTCCAACACGAGAAGCTATTTTTTCAAACGATCCTTCGGCACGTGAACAGGCTAAAATCCCCAAAAGAGGAAGACCCACTCCTGTTAATAAAAATCCAAATAAGGCTGGGACGAATTGATCCCCTACTGAATTCCCTAAAAACGGTGGGAAAATTAAATTTCCTGCACCAAAAAACATGGCGAATAATGCAAACCCAATGACTATTGAGTCTTTAAATAACTTACTTGTCATACTTTCCTCCTAGTTGCTAATCTACGCTGTTCTGATCCATTTTTATTTAACAACACATCGTGATATAACGAACAAATTTCCCCTTCACAGCTTCGCATTGCTCCACAATTTCAAACCCTGCTTCTTTTAATTGTTCATCCATCTTTACTTGCGTCACAATAATTAATTGATCAGCAATGCGACGCGCCTCATTCATAATCATTTGTTGGATTTCCGGTGCAATGGGATTAAAATGTCCATATGGCAAATCAACGATTGCTAAATCATAATGTTCTTGAATCTCTTGAATATCTCCGATTTGAATCACATTTTCATAACCATAATGTTTTAAGTTCTCTTCCGCTTTCCATGCGACTTTAGGATTTAATTCATTCCCTACAATGTTTCCACCAACGGTTAACACTTCAAGCACGACCGTTCCTGCACCACAGCATGGATCAATGATTCGTTTCGTCAAATCACACCCTACTGCTAGATTGGCCACGGCACGTGAAACACGGACACTTAATGAAAATGAATAAGAATGCGGTTTATTTTCATG is a window from the Turicibacter bilis genome containing:
- a CDS encoding TRM11 family SAM-dependent methyltransferase, producing MVINEVPIQGYLYVINYAEGEESLCKLEMKVLFGQELTDKYLFSPIDIDPSRSVFIKERLTILYRHETYEGLYEQVKANPLSYETFKCLFLRFKGQTVEYKERLERLKRVGFLIGGEADMYQPKQLLGLTELNGEWFFGTLEPNSNEWVTHENKPHSYSFSLSVRVSRAVANLAVGCDLTKRIIDPCCGAGTVVLEVLTVGGNIVGNELNPKVAWKAEENLKHYGYENVIQIGDIQEIQEHYDLAIVDLPYGHFNPIAPEIQQMIMNEARRIADQLIIVTQVKMDEQLKEAGFEIVEQCEAVKGKFVRYITMCC